The DNA segment AACAGCATGATTATGAGCTAGTACCTGTATATTTTATTTCTGTAACATTTAAGCAGTATTTATTGTTTACGAATTTTGTCTCTATGCTTTTTTATGTTCAGTTTGTTATAATTAGGTTACTTCAATTAAAAGAAGTTATTCATTTTCTGAAGAGGTTGCTGAGAAAAATGTTATCTATTTTCTTTGCTAGATATATTTTCAAAgacatattaaaaatgatttgtttaaaaaaaaactagtatcTACTTTCTTTGTTTCAGTAaatcttcatcttttttttttttgaataattcagaCATTTTTTGAAGTGAAAAGTTCTTTGTACAATTCTCGCTACTGTCATATtatcaataaatatatttgtatttgatTACTTGTCAGCCAatctaagataagaaaaagaaagaaaaaaagataatagCTTGATCATATTGAAATATATGTACTATCTTGACCACATAAAAATAGCTTCAAATATTTGAGAGGTTTTAAAATCCAAGATTCTCAAAATATCTGGCATATGTGTCCAACTTGCAAGGGATATAAATGATGTCATTGTTGTACTTGAAAGGCAGAAATCCAAAGGACTCCTATACACACAAATTGTAAGATTTGATCAAATGACGCGATGTGTTTTCTTTCTTCCGTCTGTCTAAGTAAACTTCATCGGACTTGGTCATGTTATGTTGGCACGAATGAACAAGgcgacaaaaaagaaaaaaagacatgTTGTTGACACGAGAGAAATAATTGTCGGGCTTTGCAAGTTAAAACAGGCCCATTCAAAGAAACCAGTAAGACCCAACTACGaccagaagaaagaaaaaaatcagcCTGTTGAGTTGACAAATCGTTTTAGTCGCCTACTTACAATCATTTGAATTCTAGaagaatcataaaaaaaataaagacattGAGTGGCACGCACGTTCCACTTCTCTATCacaaaaacgtgagagagacaAACAACATTACAAAACATGAGAGCTTCTTGGTCGCCGATCATATCCGAGTAGTTAGGAGTTTTGAATGGTTGTTTGTCTGAAATAATGGGTTGTATTTGCGCTACCGCGCGTTCTCCAAACGCCGCCGTTGCCAACACTGACCTATTGGATTCAAGCAAATCCATCCTTCAACTTCTCCCTCCTCCTTCGTCCTCTTCATCTAAAACGGAAGGATCTTTCACACGTCCAAACTCTTCAGCTTCCATCACCGTCGTGGCTAATGGTTATCCAGTGGCGCGCCGTCCCTCCACCTCATCTGATCGAAACAGCAATAACCCAGTAGTTATTGTCGGAGCTCCAACCAGGAGAGTTACGGCTATGCCGGTGGGGCAGCCTAAGCAGAAGTCAGAGAGTTTGACTCTGGATAAAGCAGAATCCACTAGCGGAGAATGGCCATCTTGGTTGGCTTCTGTCGCCGGAGAAGCCATCAAGGGATGGACCCCTCGCTCCGCAGATTCCTATGAGAAGTTAGACAAAGttagttaatatttttgaactcatgttttttttgcTGTCTGAATCTCTTTGTGTGACCAGTTTCTTGTTATAGATTGGACAGGGGACATACAGCAGCGTGTACAAAGCCAGAGACCTTGAAACAGGAAAGATTGTGGCGATGAAGAAGGTTCGGTTTGTTAACATGGATCCAGAGAGTGTTCGGTTTATGGCCAGGGAGATTCTCATTCTTCGTAAGCTTGACCATCCTAATGTCATGAAGCTTGAAGGTCTAGTCACCTCTAGACTCTCAGGTAGTCTCTACCTTGTCTTTGAGTACATGGAACACGACCTCGCTGGTCTAGCCGCAACTCCTGGAATCAAATTCTCTGAAACTCAGGTACTATTACACCTTTTGTTTCCttacagacaaaaaaaaaactcaagtgACAATAGTCTTACTTCGTTTTCAGATCAAATGTTATATGCAACAGCTGTTTCGTGGTCTTGAACATTGCCACAGACGAGGAATCCTCCACCGTGATATCAAGGGATCTAATCTCTTGATTAATAACGAAGGTGTTCTGAAGATTGGTGACTTCGGTTTGGCTAATTTTTACCGGGGTGATGGAGATCTCCAGCTGACAAGTCGCGTTGTAACATTATGGTACAGAGCGCCTGAGCTGCTGCTTGGTGCAACTGAGTATGGACCAGCCATAGACCTCTGGAGTGCCGGTTGCATTCTCACTGAGCTCTTTGCTGGAAAGCCTATCATGCCAGGACGCACAGAAGTAATGGGAACATTCTAGTACATTTTTAGTTTCTTTGCAACATATAGCACTGACTTTATAATCctaaacaccatatatcagacTGATTATGAGTGTAtagttagagaaaaaaatacaacttaGGCAAATATTTGTCTCGTGTTTGTATATTGATTATGTGAATTTATAATTTACAATCGtttagacctatatttatacAGATTCAGatatctaatatttattttctttttagtttttttttatttatctactAAATTCGGTTTTCCTTATCCTAAAAGTTATAACTGGTGCACTGAGAGTTAAGTCACTCCGGAATCAATACTATAGAATACAAATGATGAGATAGTTATACTTTTTGCTTCTCAGGTGGAGCAGATGCACAAGATCTTTAAGCTATGTGGTTCACCCTCAGAAGATTACTGGAGAAGAGAAACTCTACCACTTGCAACAAGCTTTAAACCAAGTCACCCTTACAAGGCTGTTCTTGGTGAGACCTTCGGTCATTTCCCTGCATCAGCTCTGGCACTTATAAACAAGCTACTAGCAATAGAACCTGAGAAACGTGGATCAGCTGCTTCTGCATTGAGGAGCGAGGTAATATATTAATACTAACCCTAAATCTATGCTTCTTTCACAAGTTATTAGATGCATTGTCATGATCAGTTGAATACTTTCTTCTATTCAGTTCTTCACCACGGAGCCACTCCCTGCTAATCCATCAAGCTTACCTAGATATCCACCAAGCaaggaacttgatgctaagctTCGCAATGAAGAAGCAAGAAAGTAAGACTTCTTGAGTTCACTATTCTTTCTCTCTTGTGGGTCTTTTCTTATTAAAGTTTTGGTTTCAGAGTAAGGGCAGAGGATAAAAAGAGAAGAGGGGGAGAGACAGTGACAAGAGGACGGCCAAAGGATCTTAAAACTGCGCAGACACCTGAGTTTATGGTCGCAGGGCAGTCCAAGGTCACATGCATAAGCCATAAGTTCAAAACAGACGAGGAAGGCGGCACAGGGTTTAGGATTGAACCACCTAGAAAAGGGATCCAACAGAACGGCTACGCTCATGCTTCTACAGTGGTTCACCCAAGTGTTGCTGATACGGAATGGAACAGAGGAGGAAGCATCAAAAGGGAAACCAATGCAGAGCTGAAGTCAAGGGTAACACAAACAGGAGACTTGCCTGGTGATTCTTGTAGGAGAAGTTCCAGCAGAGATTACTCAACCGTAAGCCTCACGTTTCCTTTTTCTAGTTATTCTGTGTGCATTATTAACCTTTTGGTATGTTAACTGTTGAGTTGTGTTTTTGGGATGTGGTCAGGGAAACGCACCAAGGAAAAACAGGATTCATTACTCAGGACCATTGATGCCTCCTGGTGGAAATCTTGATGAAATGCTCAAAGAACACGAGAAGCAGATCCAACAAGCTGTCCGCAAAGCTCGTGTCGAAAAGTCAGGGCAACAGCAGCGTTACACAGGAAGAAATGCTCGGTAGCTaaaagagagagtgagagaaagagagaacaagaagaaaaattaaaatacatagcAACATGTTTTGAGGTTTCATCAAAGCCATAGAAACTCATTAAGGGTTTTTGTTTTGGGCTCTTCAGTGCGTGAAGCCAGGGGTTGATGCAATGTATAGACAAGTTTATTTTTCTTAGGCCAACGAGATTGACCACACAAAATGTCAAACTTCCTTTTGTACATATACACACAAGGTTTCGGTTGACTTGAGAGTCAAGCAAACATGTGTTTGCaagcaaaaccaaaataactcaAAGAAATGTGCTACTCAATTTTGAAATAGTATTTCTAAGTGACAACAATTCCGCATATCATGCTAAAGCTACACGCAGCTCTGATTTTACTCTTCAAGCTGATCTTTTCTCCACAACAAGCTGAATTctggaaaaatattaaaatttatgcaTTAAGATTTATTTATCTGTTTTACATGTTAAAAATCATATCGCAAAAAGcataaagtaaaaaattaaaaatccatGATCAATTACTACAAATAAATACTGTAAGATAGTACTTAAACATGTCTCATGTTCCAAAAATAgcacaaaatcacaaaaataaccgATTAAAAAGTAGAAAACGCGTACCCAAATAGGGTTAAATGATTAGAAATTGGTTTAAATTTTGAGGATGGGGGTTTAGGGACTAAGAGTTAGGTTTTAGgataaaaattgtatttatttattttaaaaaatactttaaatatatttatttatgctaaATGTATTACTTATAAATTCATTAAATTGTAAGTTTATCTTTTCACTctttaataaatgttattttggtcatttttgtGACAGACTATTTTGTGATATTTTAGAGATTTGCCTTTGATAGAATGCtaaaatctcaaacaaaattATTGGTCATATTTCAGcattttaaatatgattttcttttaaaacaaaaaaagtaagtGAACAGTGAAATTGTGTAATAAGCTGATTAGTTTTATAGTTATCTCTTAAATTGTTAGACGATTTGTAGacttttaagtttaaaaaatattcttcaatTGCCTTAATGAATTGTGGGAACGCTGGTTTATAGGGATGAATTAAGGCTGGAAACGTGGGtaataaaacaaagaagaagaagagatcagaGAGTAAAGAAATAGGAAGAGACCAGTATCGTTGGATTTGGGGAGTAACTGCAGACTCGTTCAAAAGACCATCCTCACTTTCCTATGATCCaagtaattaaaaaattactttCACCCTAGTTACCTCTCTATTTAAACTCTTCACTGTCCCCAATCATACCATAAAAAAAACAGTAATcactaattttttgttttcttctctatacgtattttatactaaaaaaagaaaaatacatttccctgtattttaattttttgtgagtattaaagaaaacacaaaacaaGAATGACATTCAATGCGCCTCTTTCAGCGGTAACAAGCTTTATCTGCATTACAAATATCTTTTATCTTTGTTTATATATCACATGAATAATGTAGTTTTCATCAATGGGACTGTAACATTtgatctctttttcttttcttctacaAAATGTATACTGTTTTTAAAGGTTGGTGCTCTTGAACtgaatttagaaaatatttttttgtatcatATAAATCCTCTTATAATTTTAGCGATGAACATTAAATCATTCACTCTAATAAAACATTCTTGTAACGCCAACATATGGTAACTCAACAGTTTTCATTTTGACATTTAATGTCATCGCTATATGAATCATTACAAAACCTTGAATCAGGATGATGAGGAGAACAATAACAAGAAGCAAATGGATTACAACGATTGGTTACCGATCACCGCGTCTAGAAATGCCAAGTGGTATTACTCCGCCTTCCACAATGTCACGGCCATGGTCGGCGCCGGAGTTCTCGGTCTCCCTTTCGCGATGTCACAACTTGGCtggtaattttcttttaaatgttttttttggttactaTCACAGAATAGAAGttgtaattaattattattgtaaCAGGGGACCTGGACTTGTTGCAATAATGTTATCATGGCTTATAACGTTCTACTCGTTGTGGCAAATGGTTAATTTGCATGAAAGCGTTCCCGGGAAACGGTTTGACCGTTACTCGGAGCTAGGCCAAGAGGCGTTCGGACCAAAACTAGGTTACTGGATCGTCTTGCCGCAACAGCTCATGGTCCAGATCGCTTCCGACATAGTCTACAACGTGACCGGGGGAAAATCGCTTAAGAAATTCGTCGAGCTTCTTTTTCCTCATCTCCATCATATCCGTCAAACTTATTACATCCTTGGGTTCGGTGTGCTCCAAGTCGGTCTCTCTCAGTCTCCTGACTTCAACTCTATCAAGATCATCTCTCTTCTCGCTGCCCTTATGTCTTTCTTGTATTGTCACCAAACCCAAACCCACAACACAtcctcttgtttttttttttctgatctcTTTGTTTGTAGGTACTCAATGATAGCGTCTGTAGCGTCAATAGTGAAAGGAATGGAGCATCATCCAGCTGAGTACGGAGTCAGAGGACACACCACGGCCTCAATGATCTTTGACGCGTTTAATGGCGTTGGAACCATAGCGTTTGCGTTTGCGGGACACAGTGTGGTTCTTGAGATTCAAGCTACTATTCCTTCAACACCTGAAGTCCCTTCCAAGAAACCGATGTGGAAAGGAGTCGTCGTTGCTTACTTCATCGTCATCGTTTGTTACCTCTGTGTGGCTATATCCGGTTACTGGGCTTTTGGTGCTCATGTGGAGGATGATGTCCTCATTTCCCTTGAGAAGCCTGTTTGGCTTATAGCTGCAGCTAACTTCATGGTTTTTATCCATGTTATTGGAAGTTACCAggtctactttttttttttggctcttgttctgtttctttttcttgaaaatGTGATTACAATGTAACTGATGATTTATCTGAACAGGTTTTTGCGATGTCGGTATTTGACGCGATCGAGTCATATCTTGTGAAAACACTGAAGTTCACTCCTTCAGTAATGCTGCGTCTAGTTGCACGTAGCACATACGTTGGTTAGTTctcatttatctttcttttttccacttttttttttctggagaCATGTAAACTGATATTCACTTCTTGTGTGTTGTGTAGCAATTGTATGCCTTATAGCAATATGTATCCCCTTCTTCGGAGGTCTTTTAGGGTTCTTCGGTGGCCTTGTCTTCTCATCAACCTCATACTTCGTAAGTCATGAAACATATATCTCAAGTTGtttgaaaacattatatttatataaaaatggatgATGTATATATAATGTACCTCTATAATTTGCAGATACCTTGCATTATATGGTTGGTGATGAAGCGACCAAAACTATTTAGCTTCCATTGGTTTGCCTCTTGGGTTAGTCTTTCTTTCTTGATTCCACATAAGCTTTAGTCACAGGgtgattaaaatttaataactcgATAACCCGTTGTTTAACTACAGTTTGCAATAACAATCGGAGTCTTGATAGCAATCTTTGCACCAATTGGAGGAATGAGACACATTATCCTTTCAGCAAAAAGCTACCAGCTCTTCTCATAGGCtttcaaaacacacaaaagcAACCATTATCGCATCAACTtcttataaaagtttttttctaCCATTTAATTTAGCATAGTTTAGATTATTGAATTCTGGGGtttctcatttcttttgttttccgtTTCATGGAGTTtcactcttttctttctttttttttttgctataatcCTTCCGTCAAGAACTGCCTTCCGAATTGCTTCTGGATATCCGTGAAAGCTTCTACGTGGTTTGGTCCGAGGCTGTGACGGATGTTCTCTCCAACCAGTCATTTGAAATCACCTTACAAGGGAATACCATATGGTCTACAGATGTTCTACTGCAGCTAAAGTACTAAATGGCTGTGTAGAATTCAAAgcttttttggttttggattgTAATAAAACATCTGAATAATATGATTGGTTATCCGTAATTTCGCtgttaagtttttttcttatcaAATTCGTATTCACCATCCTTAAAAACGTAGCACCAATAGTGCTAGTGTTCTCGTATACAGATGTTTCAAAATGTATTGAAAGATAGCAAAAGAGAAATTGTAACTGCGAAGCCTATATTAACTATCTAAAATCTTTCAAACTTAATCCTCTATTAGAGTATTAGGTGATGACACCAAAGCCTATATTAACTATCTGAAGTTCTTACTTCTTATTGTTAATATCGACCAATCATATTGAGACACAAGACATTACCAAACCACCAAATGACATACATAAGcccaaaagaaacttaaaatcTTTTGTCTCTTTGTCCCCTTAACCTTTTTAGTAAACTGTAACGCCTCTCACTTGAACAATTCAAATTAACACAATCACTGTCTCTCCGTCCATCACAATGACAACTAACCTCCACTTTCCGATTACACTGAAACTCATTCTCTCTACCTTAGCATCTCTCCTCGTGAtcactctcttcttcatcaccaGAACCGATTTCTCACCGTCTTCATATCAGCCAGCGCCGGCCAAAACTATCCAGATCTCCAGCTCCTCCACCAGAACTAAAGTACAGAGCCAAAACTCCGTGAGTTGCGGTAAGATCCCTCCTTCGCTCGCCGATGCTCTCATCCACTACGCCGCCTCCAATGTCACTCCCCAGCAAACACTCTCTGAAATCTCCGTCACCAAGAAGGTAAAATTAACAAAAGACTAACAAAACAACATGCAAGTCAAAAACCAAAACtgagtaactttttttttcttttttaacacggaggaacttaaaaaaaaactgagtaaACCACGgagtaacttaaaaaaaaactacttaaaTTGCATCAGGTCCTAGACAAGACATCGCCGTGCAACTTTCTTGTGTTTGGTCTTGGCCACGACAGCTTGATGTGGGCGTCACTAAACCACGGAGGAAGAACTATATTCTTAGACGAGGACGAGTCATGGATACGCCGGATCGCCGAGAAGTTCCCTTCTCTGGAATCGTACCACGTACGGTACGAGACCAAGGTGAGAGACGCGGCGGCTCTGATGTCGGCGGCGAGAGATAGAGAGGAGTGCCGTCTCGGTGCGTCGATGGATCTTAGAGTTTCCAAGTGCGAGCTTGCGCTGAAGGGCTTACCGGAGGTGGTTTACGAGAGGGAGTGGGATTTAATCATGGTGGATGCTCCGACGGGGTTTCACGAAGATGCTCCGGGGAGGATGTCGGCGATTTACACGGCGGGGATGCTCGCGAGGAGCCGAAAGAACGGAGAGACCACGGCTGTTTTTGTGCATGATGTGGATAGGACTGTGGAGGATGAGTTCTCTATGGCGTTTCTGTGCAGAGATTACATGACGGAGCAAGAGGGACGGCTCCGCCATTTTACGGTGCCTAGCCACTGGGACTCTAACATCGCCGGCGGTAAATACTGTCCCTAATCCGCCGatgataaaatgatttttaaaaaaaaaaattatatatattttggctGTGACCCGTGAGACTatctaaatgatattttaattcaaCATTTTACCGTTTAATCAAATTTCTtccacctcttttttttttggacaacaatAACTAAACTATGATTTTTCTTCCatctaataatttaaaacacacttaattttatgttataatAAATAAAGTTCTTTAGTAAATTCAAACAAGTTTTGATAAGAAAAATATGGTTAATACAAATTAAATGAAacaatatttatgtataaaatacagAATAATCAATTTGTATTAAATTTctgttaaaataatttaaaataaaaattaaataaaaaaattgtaaaaacttagtaaataaaagagcAAACACATGGCACACTGATCAACACCCTAATTATACCAATTCAactgtaaaaattatttatttaacaccTTATTGTAAAATGGTCTTTCTATAGTAGTTAGAtcattattaaaacaaaaccaGTAGATCTGAGTTGGACCGTTTGGTGATCAAATTTTGACCATTTGGTGAAGCATTTGACGTTTTCAAgaactaaaaagtaaaaatgattTGACTCAAATGTTTTTAACATGAACGAAACTAATGAAAAAACGTTACAAGAACAAATGACAAAGACACGAAACAACACAAAGTTTTATATTACTTCTTGATTGACTCCATAAGAAAGTTAGTCCTCTAATTGAGTCTCGCCAGTTCCTGAATGTTGATAGGAAATGCAACGGTACGATCACCAGCGAACGCTTTCCTAGCCATAATGAGATTAACTTTCTCGGTAGGATGAAAAGCGTCCCAAAACAGGTACTGATCTCTGTTAGGACAAGGCGTCTCAAAGGGAAGACATGTGATTTGACCTCTGTTCCGTCCTATCCCACAACATCCTTTGTCCAAAGTAGTAACTCCTACAAAACCAACACAGCCATTATTACCCATAATTAAGAGTTTGTGTTAGCTAGCTTAAGATTTGGTAGTTACCATAAACCGCCGGGTTAGCGATGATGTCTTCTAACATTTGAGTGATATCGAGATAAATGAATTTAGCATCCGGGAGATTCTGGTTGAGATTGGAGATCATTGTTTTGACGTTTGTGTTGAAAGGAAGAACAAGTTGGTTAACTTCCTCCGAGCATTTACCGTCGGTTCCTTGAGCTAGAATGCTAGGAATGCATCCCATTCTTCCAAGTCCAGCCACTATAAATTTCCGACCACCGAGATTATACAGTCTCTGCattaccaaaataaaaacaacacatTTATGATTACATTTCAGCTTCTTGCTTAGTAAGTACTAATTAATGTTTATGATGTATTACGGTGAGATGATTGGCGTAGTGCTGAACCAAGAGATCTCCGAATTGGTGGGCGTTGAATTGGTTACGGGTAGGGAAATTGGGCAACAAGTAGTTGTTGAGATAGTCGTTGCTTCCCATTCCAATGAAGAACAAGCCTCGAGCCACCGAGTCTGCAATGGCCACCGGACCACCGGACTTGCTGGCCATCTGATCTAACGTTGTCTGGAAGTTATGAATCTGCTGGTCGAATGGTATACGCCCCATCTGACCATCGGATTATAAACTCATTACAATTTTCGATGTTTATTAAGaacaaatatatacttatatgaCCATCATGTAAGAGCTTTGAAAGTACTTGAGTTGATTTTTAATGATCAATTCATTTTAGTAAGTATGAATATAAAATTGTTactaaaatgtatataaatttttctaTAATATCACCAAAAGgatttctatataaattaaaattttgattttatacaattgcattttaaaaatacaaggtACAATATTTTAACAAGTCCTTCAATGTATTAAAAACAGaaacgaatttaaaataataattttgctaAATAAAACACAAACGAATAAATTAATGGTATAGTATATTGGCTTTCAAAAGTTCATATTAGAACATTATAAATGTACGTTTATATTTGAAAACCACGCAAGTATTATGCGTAGTTCTAAAATGTATactacaaacaaaacaaaaaaaaattctaagaatCGGTTGGTATACTACTACAAGTAATTATTATTAGATCTAGTAAATACATATTTACTTCTTAGTTCTTATAACAAAAGGTAAAAAGTTGCATGCAACTTACAAAGTTTCCTCCGGTGTCAGGAAGAATCCCCGCGGCTGCAGAAGCGTAGTTGACACCACGAAGCACTTGATCTCCGGTAGCTTCCGAGTACGCCGGAATCAATGGCAACCCCAATAGTTGAGCTATATGATATGTGCATGCATGCATGCATCAAATTACTTCATCGATCAGCCTCATCCAAACGTTATCATTTAAAACCTTTTTCCAAATTAGGAGGAAACGAATACCATGTTTTGAAGAGAAACGTACCAATCCCATCGACCATGGTTAAGCCATTGCAGAACCGACCGGTTGGACCGCCATTGAAATCAATGCCATAAGGGAAGTAATTGGCTTTAGCAAAGGAAGGGATGTTATTGTTGTTCCCATTGTCTATGAGAGAGTCACCAAAGACAAACAATGCCGGCACAATGGCATCATTGCCGTCTTGTTTGACTAATGGAGGCGGAGGAGCAGAAATAGGTTCCTCGACCACATGTAATGGAGGCGGAGGAGCAGAAAGAGGTTCCTCAACCACATTTAATGGAGGCGGAGGAGCAGAAATAGGTTCATTAACCACATCTAATGGAGGCGGAGGAGCAAAAATAGGTTCATTAACCACATCTAATGGAGGCGGAGGAGAAGAAGTAGGTTCCTCAATCACAACTAGTGGAGGCGGAGGAGCATAAGTAGGTTCCTCAACCACAACTAGTTGGCCGCAGACGCCATGCAAAAGCTGGATAACCACCAAGAGAAGAGCTGGAAAGTAGCATAGTCGCCGGAAGTAGAAAGCCATATTGTGAAGGTGTTTGAGTTTGATAGGGTTAATTTTATTGGGTGAAGAAAAGTAAGAATTTGAAAGATTTATAGAGGGAAAGAGAGGGGTTTTGGTGAAGAGTAGTAAATGTTTGTATCCGTCTTCTACCACACAGTAATAAAAGCAATTCACGACAATCACAATATGTGAGTTATGGTATATATATAGCATATCCATAAAatcattataccatatcctgtATTTTTTATACACTATATAAACACATAATTCGAAGTGAATGACTTACGTACGTAGAtatacaaacatttatattattaGCAGTTAATTTTAGATCAGTTAACGGAACTTATGGTAAAAGGTATGATTAGAGAATAATGTAGTCGTTGAGCTAGTGGAAGATTTGCAAATgcttaatcaaaaaaaaaagaacctccTTTACAAACGACTACTTTTGTTAAGCTCACAAGGAAGAGGCAAATATAATcaaaagaagataaaagaagAGAAATGTTGCATttgtctaaaaaaataaaaaataaaaagagagaaaggtTGCATTTAAATTGTCGATGTTCTCAGTGACGTTTAAGGCTTTAAGCTATAGCTTTCAAAGTCAGACAGTCGTGAAGACCAATTATGTTGAAGAAGCGAGAAAAAGCAACAAAAAAGTCTCTTCTAATTCAAGATGGTAGTTATACTAGTAGAAATTCGCATCTTGCTTCCTGAATACTGATCTATTAACTGTAGGGTTGACTTTAAATGTTTAACTTCTCAGACTGTGTGATGGAATGATACAAACGTGGGACCTACTAAATGGTAGTCGTTTTGTTTTTGCCATAAATGGTAGTTCACTCGTATCATCGAATGTTAAGCCACTTTGAAAGtttccacatctatggagcaTTGTTTTAAGTTTCATGACATTATCAGTTTTCGAATCGAGTCAAATCATTTCGATTTTGTGTTGAAATACCACTTTGTTCTTAACTATCCATTTTCTACGTTGGAGTCTAGAGGTTACATAGATAACAATGTAAATACATTGAAAAAGAGGATATGCATCCTCAGTCAACACAAA comes from the Brassica napus cultivar Da-Ae chromosome A7, Da-Ae, whole genome shotgun sequence genome and includes:
- the LOC106354150 gene encoding probable serine/threonine-protein kinase At1g09600, whose product is MGCICATARSPNAAVANTDLLDSSKSILQLLPPPSSSSSKTEGSFTRPNSSASITVVANGYPVARRPSTSSDRNSNNPVVIVGAPTRRVTAMPVGQPKQKSESLTLDKAESTSGEWPSWLASVAGEAIKGWTPRSADSYEKLDKIGQGTYSSVYKARDLETGKIVAMKKVRFVNMDPESVRFMAREILILRKLDHPNVMKLEGLVTSRLSGSLYLVFEYMEHDLAGLAATPGIKFSETQIKCYMQQLFRGLEHCHRRGILHRDIKGSNLLINNEGVLKIGDFGLANFYRGDGDLQLTSRVVTLWYRAPELLLGATEYGPAIDLWSAGCILTELFAGKPIMPGRTEVEQMHKIFKLCGSPSEDYWRRETLPLATSFKPSHPYKAVLGETFGHFPASALALINKLLAIEPEKRGSAASALRSEFFTTEPLPANPSSLPRYPPSKELDAKLRNEEARKVRAEDKKRRGGETVTRGRPKDLKTAQTPEFMVAGQSKVTCISHKFKTDEEGGTGFRIEPPRKGIQQNGYAHASTVVHPSVADTEWNRGGSIKRETNAELKSRVTQTGDLPGDSCRRSSSRDYSTGNAPRKNRIHYSGPLMPPGGNLDEMLKEHEKQIQQAVRKARVEKSGQQQRYTGRNAR
- the LOC106354152 gene encoding lysine histidine transporter-like 5 isoform X1 → MNNVVFINGTVTFDLFFFSSTKCILFLKDDEENNNKKQMDYNDWLPITASRNAKWYYSAFHNVTAMVGAGVLGLPFAMSQLGWGPGLVAIMLSWLITFYSLWQMVNLHESVPGKRFDRYSELGQEAFGPKLGYWIVLPQQLMVQIASDIVYNVTGGKSLKKFVELLFPHLHHIRQTYYILGFGVLQVGLSQSPDFNSIKIISLLAALMSFLYSMIASVASIVKGMEHHPAEYGVRGHTTASMIFDAFNGVGTIAFAFAGHSVVLEIQATIPSTPEVPSKKPMWKGVVVAYFIVIVCYLCVAISGYWAFGAHVEDDVLISLEKPVWLIAAANFMVFIHVIGSYQVFAMSVFDAIESYLVKTLKFTPSVMLRLVARSTYVAIVCLIAICIPFFGGLLGFFGGLVFSSTSYFIPCIIWLVMKRPKLFSFHWFASWFAITIGVLIAIFAPIGGMRHIILSAKSYQLFS
- the LOC106354152 gene encoding lysine histidine transporter-like 5 isoform X2 codes for the protein MTFNAPLSADDEENNNKKQMDYNDWLPITASRNAKWYYSAFHNVTAMVGAGVLGLPFAMSQLGWGPGLVAIMLSWLITFYSLWQMVNLHESVPGKRFDRYSELGQEAFGPKLGYWIVLPQQLMVQIASDIVYNVTGGKSLKKFVELLFPHLHHIRQTYYILGFGVLQVGLSQSPDFNSIKIISLLAALMSFLYSMIASVASIVKGMEHHPAEYGVRGHTTASMIFDAFNGVGTIAFAFAGHSVVLEIQATIPSTPEVPSKKPMWKGVVVAYFIVIVCYLCVAISGYWAFGAHVEDDVLISLEKPVWLIAAANFMVFIHVIGSYQVFAMSVFDAIESYLVKTLKFTPSVMLRLVARSTYVAIVCLIAICIPFFGGLLGFFGGLVFSSTSYFIPCIIWLVMKRPKLFSFHWFASWFAITIGVLIAIFAPIGGMRHIILSAKSYQLFS
- the LOC106354153 gene encoding GDSL esterase/lipase At1g71691-like; this encodes MDMLYIYHNSHIVIVVNCFYYCVVEDGYKHLLLFTKTPLFPSINLSNSYFSSPNKINPIKLKHLHNMAFYFRRLCYFPALLLVVIQLLHGVCGQLVVVEEPTYAPPPPLVVIEEPTSSPPPPLDVVNEPIFAPPPPLDVVNEPISAPPPPLNVVEEPLSAPPPPLHVVEEPISAPPPPLVKQDGNDAIVPALFVFGDSLIDNGNNNNIPSFAKANYFPYGIDFNGGPTGRFCNGLTMVDGIAQLLGLPLIPAYSEATGDQVLRGVNYASAAAGILPDTGGNFMGRIPFDQQIHNFQTTLDQMASKSGGPVAIADSVARGLFFIGMGSNDYLNNYLLPNFPTRNQFNAHQFGDLLVQHYANHLTRLYNLGGRKFIVAGLGRMGCIPSILAQGTDGKCSEEVNQLVLPFNTNVKTMISNLNQNLPDAKFIYLDITQMLEDIIANPAVYGVTTLDKGCCGIGRNRGQITCLPFETPCPNRDQYLFWDAFHPTEKVNLIMARKAFAGDRTVAFPINIQELARLN
- the LOC106354154 gene encoding glucuronoxylan 4-O-methyltransferase 3, producing MTTNLHFPITLKLILSTLASLLVITLFFITRTDFSPSSYQPAPAKTIQISSSSTRTKVQSQNSVSCGKIPPSLADALIHYAASNVTPQQTLSEISVTKKVLDKTSPCNFLVFGLGHDSLMWASLNHGGRTIFLDEDESWIRRIAEKFPSLESYHVRYETKVRDAAALMSAARDREECRLGASMDLRVSKCELALKGLPEVVYEREWDLIMVDAPTGFHEDAPGRMSAIYTAGMLARSRKNGETTAVFVHDVDRTVEDEFSMAFLCRDYMTEQEGRLRHFTVPSHWDSNIAGGKYCP